The Chiloscyllium plagiosum isolate BGI_BamShark_2017 chromosome 28, ASM401019v2, whole genome shotgun sequence genome includes a region encoding these proteins:
- the rbm15 gene encoding RNA-binding protein 15 → MKEKDVSPKTGGKRGEERRGGHHQQPRKMGNNHNSINRNNKNHGNAKRARNISGKRTNNRDYDVYPPNRTTNNLSLSSASSRTSRAERQPAEYKTLKISNLGSQLSDGAIEDGLFHEFKKFGDVSVKISRDGDERVALVNFRHSEDAKAARHAKGRLVLHDRPLKIETVYPPPKGRSYSPEMDGYSAPSVQGNRHRQRSLSPTGLGYREHRTQQRSSLGRQLPPPPPPPPPPQRDLERERDYAFYEGRARAAYTLDRTTFREDEILPEDDKRANRTLFIGNLDPSVSQNDLLLAFERFGVILEVDIKRPPRGQGNSYGFLKFENLDMAHRAKIAMSGKVIGRNPIKIGYGKATPTTRLWVGGLGAWVPVAGLAREFDRFGTIRSIDYRKGDNWAYIQYESLDAAQAACTQMRGFPLGGPDRRLRVDFADTEHRYPQQYLQALPLPPFDLIGDGLLPRGAECLRGRERNSPPMHYRERELFPGNDWHVLSVRERNRNSHEQFDHLDREVRDSWSLERGRDHILQNWDQRRKRRGPPDTRPTDCSPSNDRSRKRRCISPDRSPGNSSRDGGRHSDSDRDVKNERYSPSRDRCNSTEKIPCGKHEIKTVNVNEKDKDRKHRTTECASPTRSKTKSDSSNTKASDGFREYEHKLNVAWHGMLVLKNSSFSTNMHFLEGDLGVAANLLMDVSTGGKVTQLKITQRLRLDQPKLDEVTRRIKASGTNGYCVLLAVPALSSMENAEGMSASIEQATSPQRPLRNLVSYLKQKQAAGVISLPVGGSKEKDHTGVLHAFPPCDFSQQYLQTSARTLAKSEEDCLVIIIVRGTA, encoded by the coding sequence ATGAAGGAGAAAGACGTGTCGCCTAAGACTGGCGGAAAACGCGGTGAGGAAAGGCGAGGCGGCCATCACCAACAACCGAGGAAAATGGGGAATAACCACAACAGCATCAACAGGAACAACAAAAACCATGGCAATGCCAAGAGGGCTCGCAACATTAGCGGCAAAAGGACCAATAACAGAGACTATGATGTTTACCCTCCCAACCGGACTACTAATAATTTGAGTCTTTCTTCTGCTTCTTCAAGGACAAGTAGGGCTGAGAGGCAGCCTGCTGAATACAAAACCCTGAAGATCAGCAATTTGGGTTCCCAGTTGAGTGACGGTGCCATCGAGGATGGCCTTTTCCACGAGTTTAAGAAGTTTGGGGATGTCAGTGTGAAGATTTCCAGGGATGGGGATGAAAGAGTGGCTCTGGTGAATTTCAGACATTCTGAGGATGCTAAGGCTGCCAGACATGCCAAGGGCAGATTGGTGCTGCATGATCGCCCTCTGAAAATTGAAACAGTTTATCCTCCTCCAAAAGGAAGAAGTTACTCCCCTGAAATGGATGGATATTCTGCACCAAGTGTTCAAGGCAACCGTCACAGGCAAAGGTCTCTGTCCCCTACTGGACTTGGTTACAGAGAGCATAGAACTCAGCAACGCAGTTCATTGGGGCGTCAgttaccaccaccaccacctccccctcctCCACCTCAGAGGGATTTGGAAAGAGAGCGGGATTATGCCTTTTATGAGGGTCGGGCACGTGCTGCTTACACACTCGATAGAACCACCTTCAGGGAGGATGAAATCTTGCCAGAAGATGATAAAAGAGCTAACAGGACGTTGTTTATTGGTAACTTGGACCCTTCAGTGTCACAAAATGATCTTCTGTTAGCGTTTGAAAGGTTTGGCGTTATCTTGGAGGTGGATATCAAACGGCCACCCCGTGGGCAAGGAAATTCTTATGGCTTCCTGAAATTTGAAAACTTGGACATGGCCCATCGAGCGAAGATAGCAATGTCAGGAAAAGTGATTGGACGAAATCCCATCAAAATTGGATATGGGAAAGCAACCCCTACCACCCGATTGTGGGTTGGAGGATTGGGTGCCTGGGTTCCTGTAGCTGGCCTTGCAAGGGAATTTGATCGATTTGGAACCATAAGATCAATTGACTACAGAAAGGGGGACAATTGGGCTTACATTCAATATGAAAGCTTGGATGCTGCACAAGCTGCATGTACTCAGATGCGTGGCTTTCCCTTGGGTGGACCAGATCGACGTCTAAGAGTTGACTTTGCAGATACAGAACATCGTTATCCTCAACAATATTTACAAGCCTTGCCTTTACCTCCTTTTGATTTGATTGGAGATGGCCTTCTTCCTCGTGGTGCAGAGTGTTTAAGGGGTAGGGAAAGAAATTCTCCTCCAAtgcattacagagaaagggagctTTTCCCAGGCAATGATTGGCATGTCCTTTCTGTCCgtgaaagaaacagaaatagcCACGAACAGTTCGATCATCTTGATCGTGAAGTCAGGGACAGCTGGTCTCTTGAACGTGGACGTGACCATATTTTGCAAAATTGGGaccaaagaagaaaaagaagaggCCCTCCAGATACACGCCCAACTGATTGTTCTCCAAGCAATGACCGCTCCAGAAAACGACGATGCATTTCCCCTGATCGCAGCCCAGGTAATAGCAGTCGTGATGGTGGGCGCCACAGTGATTCAGACCGCGATGTTAAGAATGAGCGGTATTCACCCAGTAGAGATCGTTGTAATAGCACAGAGAAAATTCCATGTGGTAAACATGAGATCAAAACTGTCAATGTGAATGAAAAGGATAAAGACCGCAAACATAGAACTACAGAATGTGCAAGTCCCACGAGGAGCAAGACAAAATCTGATTCCAGCAATACCAAAGCATCTGATGGCTTTCGGGAATATGAACATAAATTAAACGTAGCCTGGCATGGAATGCTAGTTCTGAAGAATAGTTCTTTCTCCACAAACATGCACTTCCTTGAGGGTGATCTCGGTGTTGCAGCCAACTTACTAATGGATGTCTCAACTGGTGGAAAAGtcactcagttaaaaatcactcagcgCTTACGACTAGATCAGCCTAAATTGGATGAGGTAACAAGACGCATCAAGGCATCAGGCACAAATGGTTATTGTGTCCTATTGGCTGTACCAGCATTGAGCAGCATGGAAAATGCAGAAGGAATGTCTGCTTCTATAGAGCAAGCCACTTCACCACAGAGACCACTGAGGAACTTGGTGTCCTATCTAAAACAAAAGCAGGCAGCTGGTGTCATTAGCCTGCCTGTTGGAGGAAGCAAAGAGAAAGACCACACTGGTGTGCTTCATGCTTTCCCTCCTTGTGATTTTTCTCAACAATATCTGCAAACCTCTGCTCGAACCCTGGCCAAATCTGAAGAAGACTGTCTAGTTATAATAATTGTACGTGGTACGGCTTAG